From a single Daphnia pulex isolate KAP4 chromosome 2, ASM2113471v1 genomic region:
- the LOC124188390 gene encoding golgin subfamily B member 1-like, producing the protein MDSEIIYEALGEVLPIERKNGNKESFDEGFGGPDEESFSTMQPAFNLSMTDEAVVESIFNCCDKEQTGYVRASVLVEFLLNYASESHEIREKFQDMLVALDPTDTNPEVTIEDFQSALKFCINKLTSKTEDSSFLFNISSINNNPQSIQHHSKLSSNHDTDSRNSSSTESQCALVDVKELQFQFIRLQEQNNLLQEQMDAVEESNISLKSENSVLKNKINRVELTVTEIGQQSQLLEEDNNQLQSRVKQLKEDFQRMTVQYEECRKELDEKVQELETMQVHHVKGEERCEQLVDAIRHLEEIIRVKEEELEMKDKEIQRISQDLMDQQLLSDPVTPTDFDRLKGQELGENLAAELQSSLGDTPWKKQMGSVAKPDFIHPAAWNVMLNEPEYEDEPINRSSFGDSKSSFRMLGNQNGSPEKVICNKMKTHSCLNNLETQASKVLLNDFVHSTPISKIAPTGPINWIENELPVKSSKISDLWNFVKYFLRIFFLGVLLLAFLALVSVLVLLLLLSLSSTASYGCGGFSNDYLQQGSPYYSTSFVSKIFDMIKPYCQIEYHSGCPPV; encoded by the exons ATGGATAGTGAAATTATTTACGAAGCTTTGGGTGAAGTTTTACCAATAGAGAGGAAGAATGGAAATAAAGAGTCTTTCGACGAAGGTTTTGGTGGTCCAGATGAGGAAAGTTTTTCAACCATGCAACCAGCTTTCAATCTTTCCATGACTG aTGAAGCTGTAGTGGAAAGTATCTTTAATTGCTGTGACAAAGAACAAACTGGATATGTTCGGGCTTCAGTCTTGGTTGAATTCCTCTTGAACTATGCTTCTGAAAGCCATGAAATCAG GGAAAAATTTCAGGACATGCTGGTTGCCCTTGATCCTACTGATACCAACCCAGAGGTTACAATTGAAGATTTTCAGTCTGCTCTGAAATTTTGTATCAACAAGTTAACTTCCAAGACTGAAGATTCATCATTTCTGTTCAATATTAGTTCAATTAATAATAACCCTCAATCAATCCAACATCATTCCAAATTATCTTCAAACCATGACA ctgACTCTAGGAACTCATCCTCTACAGAATCTCAATG tgCTCTAGTTGATGTGAAAGAGCTTCAGTTCCAATTTATCCGTCTTCAAGAACAGAACAATTTGTTACAAGAGCAAATGGATGCAGTAGAAGAAAGCAACATCTCACTTAAATCTGAGAACTCGgtactgaaaaataaaataaatag AGTGGAGCTAACAGTAACAGAAATTGGTCAGCAATCTCAGCTCTTGGAAGAAGACAATAACCAACTTCAGAGCCGAGTAAAACAGCTGAAAGAAGATTTCCAAAGGATGACCGTTCAATATGAAGAGTGTCGAAAGGAACTCGACGAAAAAGTCCAAGAATTAGAAACCATGCAAGTTCACCATGTAAAAGGAGAAGAACGCTGCGAACAGTTAGTTGACGCTATTAGACACCTTGAAGAGATAATACGTGTTAAGGAGGAAGAACTGGAAATGAAAGACAAGGAAATTCAGCGTATCTCCCAGGATTTAATGGACCAGCAGTTGCTGTCCGATCCAGTTACTCCTACCGAT TTTGATCGTCTAAAGGGTCAGGAATTGGGAGAAAACCTTGCGGCTGAATTACAGTCCTCTTTGGGTGACACCCCCTGGAAGAAGCAAATGGGAAG TGTTGCAAAACCTGATTTCATTCATCCAGCTGCGTGGA ACGTCATGCTCAATGAACCAGAGTATGAGGATGAGCCCATCAATCGAAGCTCTTTTGGCGATTCCAAAAGCTCATTCAGAATGCTCGGAAATCAAAATGGCAGTCCAGAAAAGGTCATCTgtaacaaaatgaaaacccaTAGCTGTTTGAATAACTTGGAAACACAGGCTTCCAAAGTCCTGCTAAATGATTTCGTTCATTCTACTCCAATAAG TAAAATTGCGCCAACAGGTCCGATTAACTGGATCGAGAACGAATTGCCCGTCAAAAGCTCAAAGATATCTGATTTGTGGAATTtcgttaaatattttcttcgaattttctttcttggtgTTCTCTTACTGGCTTTTCTTGCTCTTGTCAGCGTGCTTGTGctattgctgctgctttcCTTGTCATCAACAGCCTCCTATGGCTGTGGGGGGTTTTCAAACGATTACCTACAACAAGGTTCTCCATACTACTCAACTTCTTTCGTATCCAAGATATTCGACATGATTAAGCCATACTGCCAGATCGAGTACCATTCCGGTTGTCCTCCCGTTTAA
- the LOC124188391 gene encoding uncharacterized protein LOC124188391, giving the protein MVSSKTLQFLCVLAAVLFMTINCCNGMALKKDIKEKSSDFKQDLERKFNQTVEKVVETKSFLMNAVVFSINKTADVLLATKQHFKETKDSLKNKMSGSVSKTAQKLEELKEEIHGHKRAKTATSQAGQIVFVSRDFLVAPVFPINEFPTIPFEPSTTPTKSVPFDISNPVLSSASS; this is encoded by the exons ATGGTTTCATCCAAAACTCTCCAATTCCTCTGCGTc CTTGCGGCAGTCCTATTCATGACAATCAACTGCTGTAATGGCATGGCACTCAAGAAAGATATCAAAGAGAAGTCATCCGACTTTAAGCAAGATCTAGAGCGAAAGTTCAACCAGACTGTGGAAAAAGTGGTGGAAACTAAATCGTTTCTGATGAACGCGGTCGTTTTTTCAATTAACAAGACTGCAGATGTCCTACTGGCAaccaaacaacattttaaggAGACTAAAGACTCTCTTAAGAACAAAATGTCAGGATCTGTCAGCAAAACGGCACAGAAATTGGAGGAATTGAAGGAAGAGATTCACGGACATAAACGAGCCAAGACAGCCACCAGTCAGGCGGGACAAATTGTTTTCGTATCCAGAGATTTCCTCGTCGCTCCTGTGTTTCCTATCAACGAATTTCCCACCATTCCTTTCGAACCTTCTACGACCCCGACCAAGTCTGTACCGTTCGACATTTCAAATCCTGTTTTATCTAGTGCGTCTTCATAA
- the LOC124188953 gene encoding receptor-type tyrosine-protein phosphatase eta-like produces the protein MEAPEKDTEHNINKKSSVESRGRIPSMSHSGLIPSFNRNRTSRASRNSSNSQNSSNENAEMDLDCLPQMTKRPLNIRDICSFDVGQARMEFFLINKLAEIETKRLPRTIAERSENKMKNRFLNTHPYDFNRVLLSQSEDYQNDGYINASFIPGFSEKEKEYIAAQGPKDNTLGDFWQMILEQDVRLIAMVTSLYECGKKKCEKYWPSEDELVIYGDDTQLELLRETTYSFYTIRNILVTKAPDLKREIQQFHFTAWPDFETPDQPEELIRFIEIVRRQARQLNFSSPIVVHCSAGVGRTGTFIALDYLIQQVLITDLVDIPRTVRHLRRFRLSMVQSEAQYVFLYSCIAHYVKTRLSAESG, from the exons atggaAGCTCCGGAAAAGGATACTGAACAtaacatcaacaaaaaatcGTCAGTTGAAAGCCGAGGCAGAATTCCGTCGATGAGCCACAGTGGACTTATTCCTTCGTTTAACCGTAATAGGACATCACGTGCCAGCCGCAACAGCAGTAATAGCCAGAATAGCTCCAACGAAAATGCTGAAATGGACCTAGATTGTTTGCCTCAAATGACAAAACGGCCGTTGAACATACGCGATATTTGTTCGTTTGACGTTGGACAAGCTCGAATGGAATTCtttttaatcaataaattgGCAGAAATAGAAACCAAAAGGTTGCCCCGCACCATCGCTGAACgatctgaaaataaaatgaagaacaGATTCTTAAATACCCACCCTT ATGATTTTAATCGAGTCTTACTCTCCCAATCGGAAGACTACCAAAACGACGGATACATTAACGCTTCTTTCATTCCG GGgttttctgaaaaagaaaaggaatacaTTGCCGCTCAAGGCCCAAAGGATAATACTTTAGGCGATTTCTGGCAAATGATTTTGGAACAAGATGTAAGGTTAATCGCCATGGTGACTTCTCTTTACGAATGTGGCAAG aaaaaatgtgaaaaatattGGCCAAGTGAAGATGAATTGGTGATTTACGGTGATGACACTCAATTAGAACTCTTGCGCGAGACGACGTACTCATTTTACACAATACGGAATATCCTTGTAACAAAA GCTCCGGATCTTAAGCGAGAGAtccaacaatttcattttaccGCTTGGCCGGATTTTGAGACGCCTGATCAGCCGGAAGAATTAATCCGATTTATTGAAATCGTCCGCAGACAAGCTAGACAGTTGAATTTTTCCTCGCCCATCGTTGTTCATTGCAG CGCGGGAGTTGGTAGAACAGGGACATTCATAGCTCTTGACTATCTAATCCAGCAAGTACTTATAACTGATCTAGTTGACATTCCAAGGACAGTTCGTCATCTGAGACGCTTCCGCTTGTCCATGGTTCAATCAGAG gcACAATATGTTTTCCTGTACTCCTGCATTGCTCATTATGTCAAGACAAGACTGAGTGCTGAGTCaggctaa
- the LOC124188957 gene encoding uncharacterized protein LOC124188957, with product MENVCKIDGVPSKRCQLPYPKAACVNYKFVLGGKKNEALITTVPVKKNTTTFELTNPVKLTWKIECNATSMYPVPVSITNNSKRVDHMVEAACNSAQQICEIYLNKTVVVPYCTYPIININGETVLLSAIHSMNNLISVSNLHHIDIEWTEMMQTTCSVSSLNYSLVIEDNEKNQTVQDQDVPVQNMCITALNNRNTQRRKLTFNKYGQITPCNDKENNFVFKNIGILKPCVNYTVYVFSSEKGKSTMTEVFKKPLVIQTLDIGGKNLSPFKRDVQNLNVSSDSSSRFELQWEVPASCQKLKNFTIQIEKNYAFVQNVRL from the exons ATGGAAAATGTTTGCAAAATTGATGGAGTACCTAGTAAGAGATGTCAACTTCCGTATCCGAAAGCAGCCTGTGTGAACTACAAATTTGTTCTAGGTGGTAAGAAAAATGAGGCACTTATCACTACTG TgcccgttaaaaaaaacacaacgacATTTGAACTGACCAATCCAGTGAAATTGACTTGGAAAATTGAATGCAATGCAACTTCCATGTACCCAGTCCCTGTTTCAATTACGAATAATAG TAAAAGAGTCGATCATATGGTTGAAGCGGCTTGCAACTCTGCACAGCAAATCTGCGAAATATATCTCAACAAAACTGTCGTGGTTCCTTATTGTACATATCCCATTATCAACATAAACGGTGAAACCGTTTTATTAAGCGCAATACATTCAA TGAACAACCTTATCTCCGTATCAAATTTACACCACATTGATATTGAATGGACGGAAATGATGCAAACTACATGTTCAGTTTCCTCGCTCAATTACAGTTTGGTCATCGAAGAcaatgaaaagaatcaaactgTACAAGATCAAGATGTTCCAGTCCAAAATATGTGCATTACAGCACTAAATAACAGGAATACACAGAGGCGAAAACTGACTTTTAATAAATACGGACAAATTACACCTTGCAATGACAAGGAaaataatttcgtttttaaaaatataggcaTACTAAAACCATGCGTCAATTATACTGTCTACGTTTTTAGCtctgaaaaagggaaatccaCAATGACAGAGGTTTTTAAAAAGCCTCTCGTGATTCAAACGCTTGACATAGGAGGTAAAAATCTATCACCATTTAAACGAG ATGTTCAAAATCTTAATGTTAGTAGCGATTCATCTAGTAGATTCGAATTACAATGGGAAGTTCCCGCAAGTTGccaaaaactgaaaaactTCACAATccaaattgagaaaaattatGCATTTGTTCAAAATGTTAG gctttaa